From one Phoenix dactylifera cultivar Barhee BC4 unplaced genomic scaffold, palm_55x_up_171113_PBpolish2nd_filt_p 000204F, whole genome shotgun sequence genomic stretch:
- the LOC103712027 gene encoding uncharacterized protein LOC103712027 gives MALPPPLLLLLRKLKPILAHSLHLSTTSSSHAVPPPETAHFMVRYLISSIGLSPEEALKASGTLPASLQSPKNPDSVLRFLKEAGLTPAHIKTLISWHPRLLCASVRKTLAPRASELESDGFAGQMLVQLLRSNPYALSLNGVLPRLRFWRAFLGGDERNLLRALKRNRTLINYDIDRKITPNITLLRSYGLSNEDIATVIMRVNGFILRNPDSMKALIEQTEELGFPRGSGMFVQGLSVVAMLKRETLEEKMELFRSFGWSEADVLAAVKKNPNILTLSGQNVRLKMKFLEGQVGCLQSYIKLRPSLLAYSLEKRLQPRHALLQTLKSEKLIKKDLDFNAVVALSEKRFVDKFILRHKEQVPNLHQTYTDACAGRIPV, from the coding sequence ATGGCACTGCCGCCgccgctgctgctgctgcttagAAAACTCAAACCCATTCTCGCCCACTCGCTCCACTTGTCGACAACCTCATCATCCCACGCCGTTCCTCCCCCGGAGACCGCCCATTTCATGGTCCGATACCTCATCTCCTCCATCGGCCTCTCCCCCGAGGAAGCCCTCAAGGCCTCCGGCACCCTCCCCGCCAGCCTCCAGTCCCCCAAGAACCCGGACTCCGTCCTCCGCTTCCTCAAGGAGGCCGGCCTCACCCCCGCCCACATCAAGACCCTCATCTCGTGGCACCCGCGCCTCCTGTGCGCCAGCGTCCGGAAGACCCTCGCCCCCCGCGCCAGCGAGCTCGAGTCCGACGGCTTCGCCGGCCAGATGCTCGTCCAGCTGCTCCGCTCCAACCCCTACGCCCTCTCCCTCAACGGCGTCCTCCCCCGCCTCCGCTTCTGGCGCGCCTTCCTCGGCGGCGACGAGCGCAACCTCCTCCGCGCCTTGAAGCGCAACCGCACCCTCATCAACTACGACATCGACAGGAAGATCACCCCGAACATCACCCTTCTCCGAAGCTACGGCTTGTCCAACGAGGACATCGCCACCGTGATCATGCGGGTCAACGGCTTCATCCTCCGGAACCCCGATTCGATGAAGGCGCTCATCGAGCAGACGGAGGAATTGGGGTTCCCCCGCGGCTCGGGCATGTTCGTGCAGGGCCTCTCGGTGGTGGCCATGCTTAAAAGAGAGACCCTGGAGGAGAAGATGGAGCTCTTCAGGAGTTTCGGGTGGTCGGAGGCGGATGTGCTCGCCGCGGTCAAGAAGAACCCCAACATCCTCACGCTCTCGGGGCAGAACGTGCGGCTCAAGATGAAGTTTCTGGAGGGGCAGGTGGGCTGCCTCCAGTCCTACATCAAGCTCCGCCCCTCGCTGCTGGCCTACAGCTTGGAGAAGCGCTTGCAGCCGCGACACGCTCTTCTCCAGACCCTCAAGTCCGAGAAGCTCATCAAAAAGGATCTCGATTTCAACGCGGTCGTCGCACTCTCCGAGAAGCGCTTTGTGGACAAGTTTATTCTCAGGCACAAGGAACAAGTGCCCAATCTCCATCAAACTTACACGGATGCTTGTGCCGGCAGGATTCCCGTTTGA